Proteins encoded within one genomic window of Gadus macrocephalus chromosome 16, ASM3116895v1:
- the bco2b gene encoding beta-carotene oxygenase 2b, giving the protein MASIHRRQIKKPESNKSSGSMASPCRFTDVHGLPSIENLVRSAEHTPEVISTRVTGTIPDWITGNFLRNGPGKFEYGNQTFNHWFDGMALLHQFKIAKGRVTYRSRFLSSDCYQANNENNRIMVSEFGTVALPDPCKNFFHRFLSRFELPKATDNASVSFVTYKGDYYVSTETNFMHKVDPETLETTGKVDWSKFIAVNGATAHPHTDPDGTTYNMGNSYTPKGAFYNIIRVPPTKSSPEETLEGATVVCSIPSTDKTKPSYYHSFAMSKNYVVFIEQPIKINLLKVVTGKLTGKGISDSVYWEPKLDTIFHLIDKKTGKLSSVKYHTKAMSTFHQINAFEENGFLLMDMCVSDDGQAINNYMVQNLRKSGEALDEVYNTMCRVFPRRFVLPLNVGTDTPCGTDLNKETDSTATAIKISNNKVFCTHEDLHGEDLHFYGGLEFPQINYAKYNTRPYRYFYGCGFRHLVGDTLIKMDIHSKQMKVWDRPGLYPSEPVFVPSPDATEEDDGVVMAVVITPNKDKSTFLLVLDAKTFKELGRAEVPVNIPYGFHGTFNATA; this is encoded by the exons ATGGCTTCCATCCATCGACGGCAGATCAAGAAACCAG AATCAAACAAAAGTTCCGGGTCCATGGCCAGCCCCTGCCGTTTCACAGACGTGCACGGCCTGCCCAGCATTGAGAACCTTGTGAGGTCAGCGGAGCACACCCCGGAGGTCATCAGCACCCGGGTCACCGGCACCATCCCGGACTGGATCACGGGCAACTTCCTCAGAAACGGCCCGGGGAAGTTTGAGTATGGAAATCAGAC GTTCAACCACTGGTTCGATGGCATGGCTCTTCTGCACCAGTTCAAAATAGCCAAAGGCAGGGTGACCTACAGGAGCCGTTTCCTGTCCAGTGACTGCTACCAGGCCAACAACGAGAACAACCGCATCATGGTGTCCGAGTTCGGAACCGTCGCCCTGCCAGACCCCTGTAAAAACTTCTTCCACCGCTTTCTGTCCAGATTCGAGCTGCCAA AGGCCACTGATAATGCCAGTGTTAGCTTCGTCACCTATAAGGGGGACTACTACGTGAGCACGGAGACCAACTTCATGCACAAAGTGGATCCTGAGACCCTGGAGACCACCGGAAAG GTGGACTGGAGCAAATTCATTGCAGTCAATGGAGCCACAGCCCACCCACACACTGACCCGGATGGCACCACCTACAACATGGGAAATTCCTACACTCCAAAAG GGGCCTTCTACAACATCATCCGTGTGCCGCCTACAAAGTCCTCCCCAGAGGAGACGCTGGAGGGGGCCACTGTAGTCTGTTCCATTCCCTCCACAGACAAGACAAAACCCTCCTACTACCACAGCTTTG CCATGTCGAAGAATTACGTGGTGTTCATCGAACAGCCCATCAAGATCAACCTGCTGAAGGTTGTGACCGGCAAACTTACTGGGAAGGGCATCAGTGACAGTGTCTACTGGGAACCCAAACTTGACACCATCTTTCACCTGATAGACAAAAAGACAGGCAAG TTGAGTTCGGTGAAGTACCACACCAAGGCAATGTCCACCTTCCACCAAATCAACGCCTTTGAGGAGAATGGCTTCCTGCTCATGGACATGTGTGTATCAGACGATGGCCAGGCCATCAATAACTACATGGTGCAGAACCTGCGCAAGTCCGGAGAAGCCCTTGATGAG GTGTACAACACCATGTGCAGGGTGTTTCCGAGGCGCTTCGTCCTTCCCCTTAACGTGGGCACTGATACACCATGTGGCACCGACCTGAACAAGGAGACGGACAGCACGGCCACAGCCATCAAGATCTCCAACAATAAA GTTTTCTGTACCCATGAGGACCTCCATGGAGAGGACCTCCACTTTTATGGAGGTCTGGAGTTCCCACAGATTAACTATGCCAAGTACAACACACGGCCCTACCGCTACTTCTATGGCTGTGGCTTCCGACACCTAGTGGGAGACACTCTGATCAAGATGGACATCCACAGCAAACAGATGAAG GTGTGGGATCGGCCAGGTCTGTACCCATCTGAACCGGTCTTCGTACCTTCTCCTGACGCCACAGAGGAAGACGATGGCGTGGTGATGGCTGTGGTCATCACTCCAAACAAG GACAAGAGCACCTTTCTCTTGGTGTTGGAC